DNA sequence from the Harpia harpyja isolate bHarHar1 chromosome 2, bHarHar1 primary haplotype, whole genome shotgun sequence genome:
tgatttAAAGTTAGAGGTGACAAAAATGCTGTTACAAGTCGTCTTCCTTAGAACTTCAAGTAATAATAGTTGTAAAAGTGATTGTATCCAGTCTAGGCTAAATAATCAGATAAATGATCAGATGTCATTGTTATCCTAGCTTTCTGCATTCTGTGTAGTGACtagtaataaataaatagtgaCTAATAACTTAACTGCTTTCTTTTATAAACCGACAGACTTACTGAAGAATATCTTTTGGATCTCTGAATTTTAGAAGCTTTATACATAAACCTTGCTTGTCTGTCCCCTTCAGCAAATGTCTCCTACTGAAGATTAGATTCTCTCTCCAGCAAGATCTCAAATATCCTTCAGGGAACTATGATGCGCTTGTGTGAGATTAATGAGATGacctaatttcttttctttgagtgCACTCAGATCTGCTGTTTGCAGATGCTCAAGGAGTTAATCTACATGTAACTTTTATGAATTGTAGTTTTGTGTGCTTTTCTAACTAGATTCGGAGCAGTGTTCCTGTGGGATAGCGGTTCTTCTGTTGGCGAGATTACTGGGCACAACAAAGTGATCAATAGCGTGGACTTTAAACAAACAAGACCATATCGTCTGGCAACTGGCAGTGATGACAATTGTGCCGCTTTCTTTGAGGGACCGCCATTCAAGTTCAAGTTTACAATAAGTGTGAGTTTAAGTTTAGATGTGGCTCTGTTAAACTGTGCAGCAAGTTGACTAAAAGCTTTCCAACAAGCTTGCAGTTCTGCAGTTCTTGTTGCAACTAGCTGTTATAACAAAAGTTCTTAGCTCCCCCTTTTGAGGCATAGTTGATGTCAAGTGGCTTTCTTAAACCCATGTATGAGTATAACTGAAGGCTTGTCTCAGGCcaaaaaaacttaaataaatgATTGGTTAAGAAGAAAACCTGAAGCACTTttgggagggggttgggggggggagtttttgggggggttttatGGCTTTTCATCCTCTTTCATAACTTAAGTAGGATGTTTCATTGGCCCTATTGCTGCTTTCTGAGCTCTGCTTCCCAGTGCAGACGTGTAGAATTTCTTAATACTCTTCAAGAAATGTGGTGGTGTGAATGGAATTTTCCAATCTTCTTAAGAGTGCTCAAATCTGAAATCCCAGGGCAGCTTAGGAAGGATGAGTGTAGATGTTTGAAAACGTAACTGCTTTCTACAGTGAGGAATGGGTATGTAACTTCTGTAGTCAGTTTGCTGTTTCTACAttccttttcactttttgtttcttATTCTACTAGTTAAAAATCTCTTACATGAATGAAACAAAGCCTGGAACTACCACATTTAAGACATTCATTGTTACTTGaggccaaagaaaataaaaagtcaaaagCTTGTGCAGCTGTTTCTGATGGCAGAAGACATGTCTCTTGCCTCAAAAAAACTATTGCAGAGATACTGGATGTTATTGCAGTAGCAAATTCAAAATGCttagttcttattttatttttaaaaacacagtagtAGGCCTTATATTTTCTTAAGTATGTGCCTTGAGTAGTCTTCATACACTGACTTTAGTAAGGATGCCGTTCCAGTTCTAGAAAAGGAATTGTTTTGAGCTCTGCAATCCAGTGAAATGATGTAGTTGCCTAATATATTTCTGAACTTAAGTTGATACTTACATTTTGCTAAGCTTGTTCTTTTGGAACTCTGAAGTCTGAATTGCTTACCAGTGCTGTTTGGACTGGTATGTGATGCAGTCTTCCTTTTAAAGGGATATTTGAGTTGATATATGGGATTCTGGTACAGGCTGTTACATGGTTTAGATTAAAGCTTTAGgtgtcatcagaaaaaaaaataaatctatagtTAAAGAAAGTAGGTTAGAACCTGCCTTTTATAATACTAAAAATAGTCTCCCAAATCTCTTTGCGTGGGAGCTTTGGCCTCGTTGTGGTGCTTCCCTATTTAATGTGTGTTTTCTAGTTAGCATGGTTTGAATAGTCTCCTACTTGTAAATAGTCTATTTGGGGAGCATACATCAGTCTTGCCGGGTTACTTCACAGAGCTGCCACTTGCAGTGTCCCAGAAATGGAATTCCAGTAAAATAATAATCTGTTCTTCATGCCTGTATTTTATATGATAAGAAGGATGAAGTACTCTTCTATGCATAAAACTTACTTGCACAATGAAGCAAGAGTCAAAATCTGGAGAACGTTGCGGAAGAATTCAGTGACCAGAGGTGAAGAATCCCATGTTTGCTTGAAGGCTGCAGCTGAGGGTGTTTTCCTACCTATCCCTGAAACTGGGTACTCATTCACCTGGTGTTGTGCCGAGTTGTTTGAACTACATCAGTATTGATGTCACAGTTTCTTCCCTGGACTGTTCTTGATCCCCATGATCCTCTTCAGATGGAGGCTAGACTTGCTCTGTAGCAATTCTCTACAGCCTGCATCTCTTACGCAGCTAATTTATGGCTTGCATGCAGGAACTTCATTGTTACTGGATTATCTTCTATGTAAAAAGGTCTGTTCTCATTTTGTGtcctgatttttacttttttcctataGGACCATACACGGTTTGTGAACTGTGTGAGGTTTTCTCCTGATGGGAACAGATTTGCTACAGCTAGTGCAGATGGCCAGGTAAAAAACAAGGAACCCTTTTTGTAGTGATATTAGTATGAGAATATTTTCTTGTGCATTTTGGGAATAGGATTTAGTATTGTAAAATCcatgttgctttttttcatgCCAAGAAATGACTTTCTTAAACTTTTAAGTATTCTCCTATAAAGCTGTAACAACTGATGTCAACCAGACTATTCTCACTCAGCCTTTTTCCCCGTTCCATCACCCTAGCATATTACTTCTCTTACAGGTTATTTTGGCAGGAGCAAATTAGACTTTTGGAATACCTATGTCCTTGTTACGATACTGAGAAGTCTGGCTGAAATACTGAACTCATAGATAGCACCAGAGCTCCATGTGGACTCCATACTGATAAGGGCAGATTTGACAATGACACTGTTACCATAGGTGGCTCCTCCTAAGAAGGCAGATTCCCATGACTGCAATGCTAAGCAGCTGCCATCACAGCAGGAGTCAAAATGTAACATCTTCCAGAATTTCAAATGTCAGGATCCAATGTACAGAGGGGCTTACTGTGACTATTTACAATTGTCATCTCATTTGTATAGTCTTAAATATTAAATGCAGGAATACTTGTGCCTCTTCAAAAATCTAGTGTTTGATAAACCTGCAGGCAGTCCATGTAACAAAAGAACGATCTGTGCAGTGCAAGTTACAGTGTTTcagttcttggggtttttttctgttactgctttCCCCTTTAAGTTATATGTCTGTGTGCTCCCTTAAGATTTTTGTCTACGATGGGAAGACTGGAGAGAAAGTGTGTGCTCTTGGTGGAGGCAAAGCTCATGATGGAGGTATTTATGCTGTAAGTATCACTTCATTTTTGCAAATGGTCCATAGTATTTCATTGCCAAGTTCATGGACCATGAATTCTTGCAATAATAAATGCATTTACCATCTTGTGGTGACATTTGTTTTTTACAGATTAGTTGGAGCCCTGACAGTAGTCagttgctttctgcttctggagATAAAACTGCTAAAATCTGGGATGTTGGTGCTAATTCTGTTGTCAGTACTTTTAACATGGGATCAAACGTGTTGGATCAGCAGCTGGGttgcttgtggcagaaagacCATTTACTGACTATCTCCCTGTCTGGCTATATCAATTATTTGGACAAGAACAATCCAAATAAGCCTTTACGTGTCATAAAGGTAGGTTAAACTTCTGTCGTTGCACCAGTTTCAGCAATAAAGGACTCAGTGGTTGAAGTTGTCTAGATGGAATAGTAGCTATTAAAACATGGTTTTGTTAAATTAGCATTGCCAGACAAGTTATGTGTGACTGACTCTTGCAAGTCACATGAATCAGGAAGTTAAAATGTTACATGCGTGATGCTGTGCTTTGTGCAAATACACAGACTTATTTTGGTTTCAATTAAGGTTATCAACTTACCTTTCGTAGCAGCTTTTAAGCATTCCtgagatgagaaaagaaatacagcataGATAGAAAACTACCGGTGATGTCTCATTCTGCCAGAGCTAGTGTATTGTGAACAAGGTGACTAGGGCTACTGTGCAATTGAGCTTTAATTTTAGGATTTAAAGAGTTCGCTGACACAGCACTCTCACGGGAACTTACATTTTTACATGAACTAGAAACAGACGTCCCAGATTCTTGCTATTGCTGCTATAATTCTGGCAGTTGGTGTGGGTACATGACCATATTTAGTCCTCTTCCCTGAATCATAAAGTGCCTGAAAAGCAAACTTTGTTGATGAAAAGGCCATGAAAGTATTTTGGCCCAGCAGGCTAATAAGGGTATTCACGGCGCCTATCCCTTCTCTTCAAAGAGTAGTACATGGAAATTGCAATGCTGCAACAGTTAAATAACTGCGCTGTTAATTAGTGATTTGTATTCTGGGTGACTTTTAATGCTTCtgaataaaatacaatattttctgagtaacatgtaatttttcttaaatgggTTTGATATATGTATGTGTGAAGATGAAAAATTGccattaataattattatttgtgTCCCATTCACAGGGTCATAGTAAATCAATTCAGTGTCTTACAGTGCATAAAAATGGTGGAAAGTCCTATATTTACTCTGGAAGTAATGATGGTCATATTAATATCCTTTGAATGATAGTGATATTTCTTGTAGCCTTATAGTCTGAGAGAGctcattaggagaaaaaaaaaaaagctttgccaaAGACAAAACCTTATGTTTATTGGACACAAGTGAATATTTTATGTCTGAAgaagtttattttgctttccccTTGCTTGTCTATTTTACTGGTTGCCTTTATACTTGCCTGCTAAATATAAGCCAGTTCTTAATTTCCAATTGTCACTTCTTTGTGGTAGATAGATTGTTAGTATGGAGGAGCAAGTAAATATCTAAATTAGCCTCTTGTAACTTTCCATGTATTCTGTCATACGTGCAAAATATGCATTGCTGTCTCTTGCTCTTACATGCAATAGACAGGTAGATCTTAGCATATGCTGGAAGTCATGTatcttgtttttcagatgttcaGGACAAGAAAGATAAACTCTTGTTGACCTATCTCTGACCCATTAACATGCATTTCTCTTTATAGTTGTGTTTTTCCCACCTGTATTAAGGTGTGTTTTTGAAGTTCTGTGACATGTTGATTGGGTTCTTTATTTGGTATGTCAAATGTCTTTCTCAGGCTTTTTCACTACTTGAGGAGAACTTGTACTTCTTCTTTTGAGACTCTATTTCAGTCCTGTTGGTTTTTGGAGCAAAACACTGGTAATGCAGCCTCATTCCCAAAGGGCACGTTAAAGGGGATGTGTTCAGTTAGAAGACTGTTGGCTTTTCTTTAGCATTCTGAAGCTTATATATAAAACTGCAGTCCTTCACCCTGCCTGCCGTGATGCATTAAAATGGTGTCACATTGGCGTAAACCATTGTAAATATAGGACTTGTTTCTTTACAAACCAGTAGTATAGTGTTAATAGTTCAAACTGATGTTAACATATAAAATCAGGGAAAGCCAATGTTGCAGGACTTTTAACTGTaattctttaaaaagtatttcctatTCTTGGACCTAATGCTAATTGTTCCTGTATTTGCTACTGTTTGTAGTAGGTCATTTAGCTCATTACAGAGCATCAgaggttaatttaaaaaatattttgagggtGTGAGGTTGGTTGAACcctggtacaggttgcccagggaattTGTAGTCTCCATCCCtagagatactcaaaagccaatGTAATGGGCATCCTGTTGTAGCTGACACTGGTTTGAGCAGTGGGTTGAACTAAACTGTCTCAAGAGGTGCCTTCTAACCTTGGCTATTCTGTCAATTACTTAACTTTTTGTGTTGCTGTAACTGACTGCACCAGTATCTTCAAATGTTCCTTAATTCTACTATGCACATTATTGGGATTCTGAAACTGGAGAGAATGATGGCTTTTCTGGGAAAGGCCATACAAACCAGGTTTCTAGAATGGCAGTGGATGAAATGGATCAGCTGGTCACCTGCAGTATGGATGACACTGTGCGCTATACCAACCTTAGCAAGAGGGACTACAGGTTAGTTAAAATGTTGCCTTTTATTGTAGTATTGCAGCCCTAACTATTTCCCAGCAAGAGTTTTGTTGATTTATATGGTAAAGAATTTTATGCTGCAATTTATTCAGGTTTTAAGTTACCATGGAAACTGTAGAAATGATTGCTGTAccaactttgctttttttctgtgataacAAGAAATGCATCCCAGACTTTTCAATTTGTCTCATCCCTTCCACAGGTTAGATAGAGATCTGCCTCGTATCAGGTGGCTTAGTTAGGGGACTGTGGGAAGGGTGTCTGCTTTATGGTTCACAAATACCCAGCAATATTGGTAATAGTTGTGGGTAGCAGGGGTGGGACACAGCTGTTTCTTCATGGAAACCACAATTGAAGCAAAAAACTTTAAGGAATCGTATTAAGATCACctagttagtttaaaaaaaatttactctagTGTACTAACATTGACTCACTTCAAAGGTGTGTTACCTGATCAAGATACTAATGCTTTAAACAGTAAACAGAAGGAAACTTTGCAGATTATTAAAAGAACTAAATTATGCATGTTCTTGATCATTAGTGGGTGATTATTTGAATAGGCAATTTTAAATAATGGTAGgcatggaataattttttttctgctttatcctTCCTGCTTCTCCACCGTGGCACGCCTTCCTCCAGTGGCCaggatgctgtgaaaatggaTGTTCAACCAAAATGTTTAGCTGTGGGTCCTGGTGGTTATACTGTAGTTCTCTGCATTGGACAAGTAAGTGTTAACTTGTGGATTATCAACACAATTGGTCTGTTAATGCCATGTATGGTAACGTGATAGTTTCTGACAAACCTGTTTAGTGTGGGATCACCTTGCACATCTGCAGAATTTCCTAATAAAAGCTATGGGGAACATAATTAAGCAGGGTGCTTGATAGGCTTGTCTTTTTGCATCCTGTACCAATTTCACAGTTTTATGTATAGATGTAAATTTCACATGGTCCCTAGTGTGGATGCATCTGAATTTGTTATCAGTACAGCTTTGCTGGAAGGCTACACCAGTCTGAATCATGCTCTTGGCTGATGTGTTCAGTGATGTGATTTTGAGGAAAGGATGTCTTgctcctgcaatttttttttttttttttttttgcaactaaTCCAACTAATCAGCTAACTAATGCTGTTGTACAGCATAGGTAGCTCTAGCTTGCTTGCCAGTAGTATTCAGATCATGCAAAACCAGACACATTGTACCAGGGCTATCTTGTGTCAAAGCATGCTTAACTTCTAATGATTTATGCCTTCTGTATGGATGCTGGTTTTATGCTTGGGACTTTCAGTAGTGTCGTCCAAACCTGTTTTCTATGTGAGTTATAATTCCAGTTGTCCATAGTATAGAACAGGATAGGAAATAGCCCTTAAAATTTAACATTGCAGTATTAACTTGTTACTAATTTTGTCTTGCCTCCTTTCCTTTAAGAGTGAACCAGGAAGGGAGTAAGCATTCCTAAAACTCCTGCTTTGTCCATGTTTTTCATGTTCAAACCAAATGAGGCGAAGCTGAAGGCAGTAGAGTGTGCCCTGCACTACCTAATTTAGAGCACATAAGTACTCCAGTACAGCAGATTAGTCAGTCACTGCAcatacgctttttttttttttttttttttttttttttttaaagaatgaaactGTTCCCTTAAGATCAGAATATAGTAAACTTCTGAGCAATCAGAGTGGATCGGTATTTGTGACTAAGCAATGTGGCTTAGTCATAGTTTTGTATTAGGCACTTAGAAGAAGGGTCttaatttctggttttctatTTACAGATTGTCTTGatgaaagataagaaaaaatgttttgcaattgATGACCTTGGCTACGAACCAGAAGCTGTAGCCATTCACCCTGGAggaggtacagcagcagtgggaggagCGGTAAGGTTGCACTTCCTAAAACTGTACTACTTTTGAACATTGGAACTAGTAACAGAAGCATTTAACAATAGTAGATGTGTTGTGTTGAGAAGTAGTAGGTGGCAGTTTGTAGCAACAGCAGTATTGTAACAAGTAAACTATGTGTAGCTGGTATGcctggcttttcttctgcaggtTCTCCCACCATTGTGACCTAATgtctatttcattattttatcttctatttgctctttttaaataatcaaattgTTTTTACCCAGCATATGCTTGAAGTAGGCAAATTCTAGAAATGAGGTCTATATTCTAGACTTGGTTGATTGTAGCCAGCATAAATGACAGCTTCTTTAAACTATTTCTTAATATAAGCACTACCAGATAGAATTGATGGAAAAAGTTCCAGAAACTCAGTAAGCCTTCCACTTTCTATTGTAAAGTGATTTTTGTACTTTCCCCCTTTCTTCACTACTAATTTGCAGGATGGGAATGTCCGTTTGTATTCAATCCAAGGAACCTCTTTGAAAAAAGATAAGTCTTTGGAAGCTAAAGGTCCCGTTACTGACCTGGCATATTCTCACGATGGTGCCTTTCTTGCAGTCTGTGATGCAAACAAAGTTGTCACTGTCTTTAGTGTCAGTGATGGCTACGCGGTAAGAATTCTTGTATcaggagttttgtttgtttaaaaacaaattgacTGGCATCTCATGTCTAAATCTGTTGTGGTGAAATACAGTATAGCTAGTGAGACTTAATTGTTAAATCATTGATGTGTATTTGGTGTTCTTGTGACTGTCTGTTTACCTGGTGTTTTGAGTTAGGCTGCTGTGAAAAGCAACACTATGTGAAGCCTCCAGATCATAAGAATAGGCGAGGAAATGTACAGCATAAGTTGGCTACTGGCAAAACACTCAAACCCATCCAATAACATACATAAATGGGGGAGGGGTTGGATTTCCACAGGCGAGCAGTAGTTAAATACAGAAGATTACAAAGTATGCAGGTTCTTTATTCAGGATACCTTAGGGCAGGGAATCTTGCTTTATCCTTCAATCTAGTGGCTTTTAACCAAGAACCAGAAAATGGGCAATTTCCACTTTTTAGCTGAGCAGTCAATTTATGTATCAGCCTGTAAAGTCATTAAGCTTTGACTGAAACcacactgaagtaaaaaatgcaGGATGGCATTCcacaaaaatgtttcattttgtaagtaaaaattgaaagaattttgcttttagaaacatcCGTAGGGTTATTTTAAAAGCCTC
Encoded proteins:
- the WDR1 gene encoding WD repeat-containing protein 1 — encoded protein: MPYEIKKVFASLPQVERGVSKIIGGDPKGNNFLYTNGKCVVIRNVDNPSIADIYTEHAHQVVVAKYAPSGFYIASGDVSGKLRIWDTTQKEHLLKYEYQPFAGKIKDLAWTEDSKRIAVVGEGREKFGAVFLWDSGSSVGEITGHNKVINSVDFKQTRPYRLATGSDDNCAAFFEGPPFKFKFTISDHTRFVNCVRFSPDGNRFATASADGQIFVYDGKTGEKVCALGGGKAHDGGIYAISWSPDSSQLLSASGDKTAKIWDVGANSVVSTFNMGSNVLDQQLGCLWQKDHLLTISLSGYINYLDKNNPNKPLRVIKGHSKSIQCLTVHKNGGKSYIYSGSNDGHINYWDSETGENDGFSGKGHTNQVSRMAVDEMDQLVTCSMDDTVRYTNLSKRDYSGQDAVKMDVQPKCLAVGPGGYTVVLCIGQIVLMKDKKKCFAIDDLGYEPEAVAIHPGGGTAAVGGADGNVRLYSIQGTSLKKDKSLEAKGPVTDLAYSHDGAFLAVCDANKVVTVFSVSDGYAEHNVFYGHHAKIVCIAWSPDNEHFASGGMDMMVYVWTVSDPETRVKIPDAHRLHHVSSLAWLDEHTLVTTSHDASVKEWSISYN